From a single Coriobacteriaceae bacterium genomic region:
- the selB gene encoding selenocysteine-specific translation elongation factor, whose protein sequence is MSEVQALLECPVIVGTAGHVDHGKSALIEALTGKNPDRLEVERRRGMTVELGFGELALPSGKIVGLVDVPGHAHYLRAMVQGATGIDVAVLVVSAVEGVMPQTREHVHVLELLGVTHMVVALTMCDLADVEMTELAELDVDDFLSGTVFAGAPIVPVSSKTGEGIDGLLAALDEQVATCWDACRARAELTDAAPRLPIDRCFTIKGVGTVVTGTLHDAPVAVGDELMALPSRTVCRVRGIQVHDDTPRALPGQRVALNLVGDGVAALDRGEMLGVAGRFGQTMRFMMTFTYLGREGAKPRVLESGARVHVMAGTAEVVGRIMFMEGEAPMAVGETRTVQVRLEEPLPLRAGDHAVVLSYSPVMLIGGGRVLLSRCRRSRELTEGERVLYAALESGDIAGGVGAWLALQMLPVTAVDVAEALDLGVGEVDAALRGLVAQGSVRKLAVGDAGLLADAVVLDAAMDALAATLSAMHAAAPKETGFTPGAVAHAAWSAADEGVAAALIAEGCSRGVCAAEGAEVFDPHSAAAAARVVREACERIVALLDEAGLDAPTLPEVGEQLQLDRDTMTRALRELSLNRSIVKVERDVALSATVESNARELVAAAIEAAGGAATTSALREALGVSRKRAISILEHLDAVRFTVLDKEAGGLRSLR, encoded by the coding sequence ATGAGTGAGGTTCAGGCGCTGCTAGAGTGTCCCGTTATCGTTGGCACGGCGGGTCACGTCGACCACGGTAAGTCGGCACTGATCGAGGCGCTGACCGGCAAGAATCCCGACCGTCTGGAAGTTGAGCGCCGTCGCGGTATGACCGTGGAGCTGGGCTTTGGCGAGCTGGCGCTGCCGAGCGGCAAGATCGTCGGCCTGGTCGACGTGCCGGGCCACGCGCATTACTTGCGCGCCATGGTGCAGGGTGCCACGGGCATTGATGTTGCCGTGTTGGTGGTCTCTGCCGTCGAGGGCGTGATGCCGCAGACCCGCGAGCACGTGCATGTGCTGGAGCTGCTGGGCGTTACGCATATGGTGGTCGCGCTGACGATGTGTGACCTGGCCGATGTCGAGATGACCGAGCTTGCTGAGCTCGATGTCGATGACTTTTTGTCGGGTACCGTGTTTGCGGGCGCGCCGATCGTGCCTGTGTCGTCCAAGACAGGCGAGGGGATCGATGGCCTACTGGCTGCGCTTGACGAGCAGGTAGCCACTTGCTGGGATGCTTGCCGTGCCCGTGCCGAGCTCACCGATGCCGCACCGCGTCTGCCTATCGACCGCTGCTTTACGATCAAGGGCGTCGGCACCGTCGTGACGGGAACGCTGCACGATGCGCCGGTTGCGGTGGGTGACGAGCTGATGGCGTTACCGTCGCGTACGGTCTGTCGTGTGCGCGGGATTCAGGTGCATGACGATACGCCGCGCGCGCTGCCTGGTCAGCGTGTGGCGCTCAACCTGGTTGGTGACGGTGTCGCGGCGCTTGACCGTGGCGAGATGCTGGGCGTGGCGGGCCGCTTTGGCCAGACGATGCGCTTTATGATGACGTTTACGTATTTGGGCCGCGAGGGAGCCAAGCCGCGTGTGCTCGAGTCGGGTGCGCGTGTGCACGTGATGGCGGGTACGGCCGAGGTTGTCGGTCGCATCATGTTCATGGAGGGCGAGGCCCCCATGGCGGTGGGCGAGACCCGTACCGTACAGGTACGCTTGGAGGAACCGCTTCCGCTGCGCGCCGGCGACCATGCCGTGGTGCTGTCCTATTCGCCGGTCATGCTTATTGGTGGAGGGCGCGTGCTGTTGTCGCGATGCCGCCGTTCGCGCGAACTTACTGAGGGGGAACGCGTGCTGTACGCGGCGCTCGAGTCCGGCGATATCGCGGGCGGTGTGGGCGCTTGGCTGGCGCTGCAGATGCTGCCGGTTACGGCGGTTGATGTTGCTGAGGCTTTGGATCTTGGTGTCGGCGAGGTCGATGCCGCACTGCGCGGGTTGGTGGCGCAGGGCTCCGTTCGCAAGCTTGCCGTGGGTGATGCGGGCCTCTTGGCGGACGCCGTGGTGCTCGACGCCGCGATGGATGCACTGGCGGCGACCCTGTCAGCCATGCACGCGGCGGCTCCCAAGGAGACAGGCTTTACGCCCGGCGCCGTTGCCCATGCTGCGTGGTCTGCCGCTGATGAAGGCGTTGCCGCGGCTCTGATTGCCGAGGGCTGCTCGCGTGGCGTGTGCGCCGCCGAGGGCGCCGAGGTGTTCGATCCGCATTCGGCCGCCGCGGCGGCACGCGTGGTGCGAGAGGCTTGCGAGCGGATCGTCGCGCTGCTTGACGAGGCCGGACTCGATGCACCGACGTTGCCCGAGGTGGGCGAGCAACTGCAGCTCGATCGCGACACCATGACGCGTGCCCTGCGCGAGCTTTCGCTCAACCGTTCCATCGTTAAGGTCGAGCGCGACGTTGCCTTGTCCGCCACCGTGGAGTCGAATGCACGCGAGCTTGTCGCCGCTGCTATCGAGGCTGCCGGGGGCGCTGCCACCACGAGCGCCCTGCGCGAGGCCCTCGGTGTGTCCCGCAAACGTGCTATCAGCATCTTGGAGCACCTGGATGCCGTGCGCTTTACAGTGCTCGACAAGGAAGCCGGCGGCCTGAGGTCCCTACGCTAG